CCCAAAGGAGCAGAACGGGCTATTGCGACGAAACCTGATGAAATGACTGTTTTTGTATCGGCGAGCGAAACCCATAATCAAAAAAATGTGCATCGCTCAATTCATGAATCTCTTAAGGGCTTTCATGATATTTGTGCCATGGCTCGACCTTACGGAATTACGGTGTCTGCGGTTATTGTCACGGCTTTTGGTTGTCCATATGAGGGTATTGTCCCGTTGTCTTCGGTATTAGAATTGGCAGAACGTTTACAAGACCTCGGTATTGCAGAAATCGCTTTAGGAGATACCGTAGGGGTAGCCAATCCCAAACAAGTGGCGCAAATAGTGCAAGCATTTCAGCAGAAATTGCCTGGAATTCAATTGGCTTTGCATTTTCATGATACACGAGGAACGGCCCTGGCCAATTTATTGGCAGCAATCGGCAGTGGGGCATCACGATTTGAAACGGCGTTGGGAGGCATCGGTGGTTCCCCGTTTTCGCCCGGAGCGGGAGGAAATTTATCCACGGAAGATAGCGTTTATTGTCTGACAGAAATGGGTATTTCCACAGGAATTGATTTACCGCAATTACTGTCCACGACGCAGTTTTTGGTGGAAAAGTTAGGGCATGATGTGCCGTCTAAAGTTTTTCATGCTGGCGGCAAAATGGTACCGGTGAATGCGAAAAATTAGTTGTTGTGAGTTTTCTTAAAGCTATTTGATGAAGAAGGGATGATACCGGGATGAACATCCAAATTGAGCGGAAATCCATTGCTAAAATCATTTTAAATCGCCCGGAAGTCCGTAATGCCTTGAACCGCGAAACGATTCAAGACCTGATTCACGCATTTTCGTCATTGGGGCAAGACCCGGAAGTTCGTGTCATTATTCTCAGTGCGCAAGGAGAAAAAGCCTTTTGTGCTGGAGCTGATTTGAATGAAGTGGCCACACTCAAAACCGTAGAGGCAGTTCGTCATTATTTTTCTTTAATGGCCACGTTAATCGAAACCATTCACCAGGTGCCTGTGCCGGTTATTGCTGCTACATTTGGTTATACATTAGCTGGCGGCATGGGACTAGCAGCAGCGGCAGATTTTGTCATTGCGGCTGAAGATGGGTATTTTGGTTTGCCGGAAGTGAAAATTGGCTTGTTTCCCATGGTTGTTATGGCCCCAATATCCCGGCTGATTGGGCCCAGGAGAACGTTAGAACTGGCTCTGACAGGACGTTTGGTGAGGACAGACGAAATGAATCAATGGGGATTTTGCAATGCGGTAGTTCCTTTTGGCGAAGTACAGCGTCAGGCCATGGAGATGGCCGAGATGATTAGTCTAGGTAGCCCGTTGATTACACGAATGGGCAAAGAAGCATGGAGCCAAGCTCAGGATCTGGAATATCATAAAGCCGTTGAATATCTTAAAAATATGGTATCACTCGTTGCCATGTCTGAAGATTCCCGTGAGGGGATTACAGCCTTTCAAGAAAAACGTCCTCCCCAATGGTCATCTACACAGTCTTCCCGGTGATGCTGCTATTTTTCGAGGGTCTGGAACTTTGACGAAAAGTTCCAGACCCTTTTTGATTGATAAACCCCGATGGGGTGGGTATAATAAAAGCAGAAAAGCGAACAAATGTTCCATGGAGAGATCAAGATGATTATTTATTGGTATTTAGGACATATTGTCCGGTCTGGCCATATCCTTCAAGAACCTTATATTGTCGTCCGTGATCATGTTGTATTTGATGTCGATAGACAAGGATGGGATCTGGGAATTCAACCCAACATGCCGGTTGAAGAAATTAAATGGCATTATCCTCAAGCTAAATGGATCCCTTGGCGCCCTGAAGATTATCAACAGACTTATAATTACCTATCATCTTGGCTGGAACAACACACGATTTCTTACCGACTGGAAGATGTCCGAGAAGGTTATTGGCAACAACCGGAAATCCGTTATGATGAATGGCGTCAATTAATTAAAGAGTTAGTACCACGGTGGGCCTTACGTATTCGAATGGGAATATCTATTCACCCGTTGCTTTCGCGGTGGATTTCCTTATTTGGGGAAAAATATCCGCAGTGGGTGGAACGATGGCAAGAGGATGCACAAATTGCCTATGTTCTTCCATTACAGAATACTGAGAAAATGTGGGAAGAAATACCTTTAAAATGGTTTCCTCTTCTGCCTATGCGAACAATCCAGGAATGGAAACGACGTGGATGGGACAAAGTCGGAGATGTTCCCCATGCCCATCAGCTTTTGCAAGAGCAGAAGAACTCGTTCTCATTGGCTTTTTATAAATCTCGGGAACCTATTCGTGTCACAATGGGTTTTGAAGAACCTCTTCAGCAGGGATTTCTAGAATTAATTCGCGACTTGGCATCGAAAGTGGGAGAGATTCTTCAAAAAAATCATCAAGGCAGCCGGTATTTTCGTATTATCTGGCAAGGTGATCAAGGGATCGAAGTTCGAGAACGTAAATGGCCTTTGCCTACTCAAAATATTCAGCAAGTCGTGACGCGTTTTTTGTCTCTCGTTTTGCGTCTTCCTTCCGTTTATCTGGAACGTGTGACGTTGGAAGCCCATCATCCCGAGGCTTTAGATTCGGACCAGTTAATGTGGTGGGGCTCTATTCCGACACACCATATAGAAATGATACCTGGCTTATCGCCTATTTCCCGACGTGATCAATTACTGCAATATTGGGATCCCTGGCGCCGTACTGTCGTCGGGAAGAACTAAAAACTCAATCGGCTAAATTAGACCTGGTTCTGGATCATTCAAGCTAAGAAAGACGAGGCTTTACCACCGATAGTTGCCGATAGTTTAAGAAGGAATTTACGAGGTTTTGTTATGAATGGAACTTATTCGGGATTAGAAGATCAACCAAAATCTCTGGTTAAAGTCGAACTAAAAGATCGTGTGCCTTACCGGTTCTGGTGGCACGGTCAATTTCATAAAATTATTCGCATTATTGATTATTGGCGAGATGTTTCGGAGTGGTGGCGTGGAGAACCTGAACTTTGGTTTTGGAGAGTGTTGACGGAGAATCAAGGAGTTTATGAATTAGTCTGTTACCCTCAAAGTAATCAATGGTGGATTTATCGTGTTTACGATTAGAAAGGCGGTGTAACTCTTATGGGGAAGGTTATTGTCTTTCCAACAGCCACGACGCATTCAGCTCCTATTCGTATCGGTCATCATGTTTTTCGTATTCGAAAAAATTCTCCTTTGGATCATCTTTACACTCGTGCGTTGCCCCTCATTAAAAAACTGCAGGCAATGGCTCTTCAATAAAGTCAATAAGCATAATACCTAGGATCAAGAGGACTTGACCATCATGACATTGACGCGTCCGGGAGCACACTTGCATGTACATTCGGCCTTTTCATTTCTCGAAGGGGCATCATTACCGCGTGATTTGATTAGGCAAGCGGCCGCAGAAAATATTACGACTATTGCTCTAACAGATACGCACCGCATATCCGGCATTGTGACATTTTTAAACGAAGCGAAACAGTTCGGAATTCGAGCTATAGTCGGCGCAGAAGTTGAGGTAGAGAACCTGGGACGTCTCGTTTTGCTTGTGCCAAACACAGAGGGCTATTCCGCTTTAGTGTCGTTATTATCAGAGGCTCATCTTACATCGCCCCGCTTGAATCCTCGTGTCAGCTGGGACATGTTGGAGCATTATGGGGCAGGGCTTGTGGCTTTAACGGGAGATCGCCGAGGAATTTTGGGACAGGCATGGTTTAAACAACAGAAGGCGCAAATGCCTGCGATTCTTGAACGATTGGCAGCGATTTTTGGAAAATCTAATCTATTTATTGAAATGGCTGCTAATTATCTTCCTGGTGACGGTGCTTTTTTTCATGCGTTAACGGATTTGTCTGCCTGGAAAAAAATCCCGACTATAGCAACTTCTGCTGCTCACTATGCGGAGAAAAAAGATTTTGGGACTTTTGATTTATTGACATGTATCCGACTTGGGCAAAAGATTGAAGAGATTGATCCATCACGATATTTAAATGCCGAAAATTATATTAAGCCATGGTCGGCAATAGAAACGGCATTAAGTCGTTGGCCCCAAGCCTTATCTAATACGTTACAATTAGCGGAACGCTTAGAAACACCCAATATTTTAAACCAGCGTTATGCCCCTCATTTTGCCTTGCCCTCAAATGTGAGTGCTCAGGAATATCTTAGGACATTAGTCAAAAAAGGTGCCCAATGGCGATATAAGGATCGCCTTACGAAAGTATGGCCACGTATTGAACACGAACTAAAAATTATTGAGGCCTCAGGGTTTACCGAATATTTTCTTGTGGTCTGGGATGTTACGCGTTTTGCCAGAGAACATCACATTCGATTTGCGGGACGTGGATCGGCTGCTGATTCTGTCGTCGCGTATTGTTTAGGAATTACAGAGGTTGATGCATTTTCTCGCAATTTATTATTTGAACGATTTATGAGTCCGGAACGTCAAGAAATGCCAGATATTGATATAGATTTCGATGCGCGTTACCGGGATCAGGTGATTGCGTATGTTCACAGCCGATATGGAGAAGAACATGTGGCGCGGGTGGCCACGTATCAAACTTTTCGTCAACGTTCGGCTCTGCGTGAAGTGGGAAAAGTCTTAGGATTTCCCACTGAAGAGTTAGACCGCGTGGCGAAATCACTTCCCGAAGGCTCTCTATCCCATATTATTGCTCATTGGAATGAGATTCCTGAGCTGAGACAATATCCAGAACACTCTAAACTCCAAACTCTCTTGCAATGGGCAGCAAAAATTGAAGGGTTACCTCGTCATATTGGAACGCATTTAGGAGGTGTTGTGATTAGTGATCGGCCGTTATCCGCCATTAGCCCGCGCGAAATCTCGCAAAAAGGTGTACAAATTATTCAATTTGATAAACGTGATGTGGAGACATTAGGACTGCTGAAATTAGATTTATTGGGATTGAGAACTTTTACGGCTATTGATATTGCAACACAAACTATCTTGCAAGATACACCGGATTTTTCTTATGATGCGATTCCATTACATGACGTAAAGACCTATGAACAATTGCAACAAGGAGAGGGAATTGGGGTTTTTCAACTTGAAAGTCCAGCTCAACGG
The Sulfobacillus thermosulfidooxidans DNA segment above includes these coding regions:
- a CDS encoding DNA polymerase III subunit alpha, which produces MTLTRPGAHLHVHSAFSFLEGASLPRDLIRQAAAENITTIALTDTHRISGIVTFLNEAKQFGIRAIVGAEVEVENLGRLVLLVPNTEGYSALVSLLSEAHLTSPRLNPRVSWDMLEHYGAGLVALTGDRRGILGQAWFKQQKAQMPAILERLAAIFGKSNLFIEMAANYLPGDGAFFHALTDLSAWKKIPTIATSAAHYAEKKDFGTFDLLTCIRLGQKIEEIDPSRYLNAENYIKPWSAIETALSRWPQALSNTLQLAERLETPNILNQRYAPHFALPSNVSAQEYLRTLVKKGAQWRYKDRLTKVWPRIEHELKIIEASGFTEYFLVVWDVTRFAREHHIRFAGRGSAADSVVAYCLGITEVDAFSRNLLFERFMSPERQEMPDIDIDFDARYRDQVIAYVHSRYGEEHVARVATYQTFRQRSALREVGKVLGFPTEELDRVAKSLPEGSLSHIIAHWNEIPELRQYPEHSKLQTLLQWAAKIEGLPRHIGTHLGGVVISDRPLSAISPREISQKGVQIIQFDKRDVETLGLLKLDLLGLRTFTAIDIATQTILQDTPDFSYDAIPLHDVKTYEQLQQGEGIGVFQLESPAQRSLALRLQPDRWEDIVASLALIRPGPIKGNMVDPFIARRQGREPVTYLHPALEPILSKTYGVVLFQEQVIAIASTLAGFTPGEADALRRVMTHARSVEDMQELGQKFKAKAQQRGVPINVAEAVFQQIVGYASYGFNEAHATAFAETAYRTAYLLRHYPTEYFMGLLNAEPLGYYPIDVLLVEARRRGIEIYPIDINQSDVGVTKVGEKALRIGLGFIKHIGLNLAKRIVSNRPKEGFHSPRQLLDMGLTVAQATITIHIGAWDSLNVPRDVLIEDLLLPQGLYLRARHVKPVHPPSLTTQNAWDYQYCGFGQHQQWMAPWRKYLRRQGFLSTSDIRQMKTGRFARCVGLLIRPHRPPTRSGKTVVFFSVLDETGVLEARLSPQGYQQFGHLLFGPTTSVIMVGGRVESRGMDVRTITPWAYQDIPQ
- a CDS encoding enoyl-CoA hydratase/isomerase family protein — protein: MNIQIERKSIAKIILNRPEVRNALNRETIQDLIHAFSSLGQDPEVRVIILSAQGEKAFCAGADLNEVATLKTVEAVRHYFSLMATLIETIHQVPVPVIAATFGYTLAGGMGLAAAADFVIAAEDGYFGLPEVKIGLFPMVVMAPISRLIGPRRTLELALTGRLVRTDEMNQWGFCNAVVPFGEVQRQAMEMAEMISLGSPLITRMGKEAWSQAQDLEYHKAVEYLKNMVSLVAMSEDSREGITAFQEKRPPQWSSTQSSR
- a CDS encoding hydroxymethylglutaryl-CoA lyase translates to MAWQWKEPEFVWFRDVSPRDGLQAEHVILNTEDKVRLVNQLAQAGVPRIEVTSFVSPKWLPQMADAEQVMTSIERKPGVVYSVLVPNPKGAERAIATKPDEMTVFVSASETHNQKNVHRSIHESLKGFHDICAMARPYGITVSAVIVTAFGCPYEGIVPLSSVLELAERLQDLGIAEIALGDTVGVANPKQVAQIVQAFQQKLPGIQLALHFHDTRGTALANLLAAIGSGASRFETALGGIGGSPFSPGAGGNLSTEDSVYCLTEMGISTGIDLPQLLSTTQFLVEKLGHDVPSKVFHAGGKMVPVNAKN
- a CDS encoding DUF6504 family protein encodes the protein MNGTYSGLEDQPKSLVKVELKDRVPYRFWWHGQFHKIIRIIDYWRDVSEWWRGEPELWFWRVLTENQGVYELVCYPQSNQWWIYRVYD